The Meles meles chromosome 12, mMelMel3.1 paternal haplotype, whole genome shotgun sequence genome includes a window with the following:
- the LOC123953804 gene encoding uncharacterized protein LOC123953804 translates to MSNQIREYTVTPADKGSGREGQSDPTRPSGGRDIQGETQGPPRPRAVCRWYFRSQMAHGEPEGEENHPGPEEGQMLSHVQWENQTAERMMIRSAFKGGEIFWLLWRAVGWRINENRSGRSTCGQKRYVLQKVTLRRWTGTNWPQARDSLWLSDITHGEDKGDKVFFSLHRPLAIIMYVKLRIRIQETVKVCEFSPYLYEHCKLTEMI, encoded by the exons ATGAGTAACCAGATCCGGGAATACACGGTAACACCGGCTGATAAAGGTTCTGGAAGAGAAGGGCAGAGTGACCCAACAAGACCTTCCGGAGGAAGGGACATTCAAGGGGAGACCCAAGGACCACCCAGACCACGAGCTGTATGCCGCTGGTATTTCAGGTCACAGATGGCGCACGGTGAGCCCGAAGGAGAAGAAAATCATCCTGGGCCTGAAGAAGGTCAGATGTTATCCCACGTACAGTGGGAAAACCAAACAGCGGAGAGAATGATGATCCGATCTGCATTTAAAGGGGGAGAAATATTCTGGCTGCTGTGGAGAGCAGTGGGGTGGAGGATCAACGAGAACAGAAGCGGGAGATCCACATGTGGTCAGAAGCGGTACGTGCTCCAGAAAGTGACCCTGAGAAGATGGACAG GAACTAACTGGCCACAGGCAAGAGACTCACTTTGGCTTTCAGACATCACCCACGGAGAAGATAAAGGCGATAAAGTATTCTTCTCCCTCCACCGACCTCTGGCCATAATCATGTACGTGAAACTCCGAATTCGAATTCAGGAAACGGTCAAAGTCTGTGAATTCAGCCCTTATTTGTATGAGCATTGCAAACTTACGGAGATGATCTGA